A single region of the Ornithorhynchus anatinus isolate Pmale09 chromosome 6, mOrnAna1.pri.v4, whole genome shotgun sequence genome encodes:
- the LOC114812962 gene encoding uncharacterized protein LOC114812962 isoform X2 produces MFICLPTPCPLLSDCFIQPFYTWFPFSFFPLGLHPSLWPALHCSIVALALSCIAIVSFCLFLPSKMIKGQLWRALTVFQEGAVCLSSLLLLVTGFLWIEEKGPSVYLILVLSLLFLVIPVTFTIAAILAIHPPRIKKIMTKKVYRMILDFTVPGGALVIILFSIFFMEMIFQLEDHLKKENRKGAGSPYPEIGEN; encoded by the exons ATGTTTATTTGCCTCCcaacaccctgtcctctcctttctgATTGTTTTATTCAGCCTTTTTATACCtggtttcctttttctttcttccctttaggCCTCCATCCTTCACTGTGGCCCGCCTTGCATTGTTCCATTGTTGCATTGGCCTTGTCATGCATTGCCATTGTGAGCTTCTGCCTGTTTCTGCCCAGTAAAATGATAA AAGGACAATTGTGGAGAGCTCTCACTGTTTTCCAGGAAGGAGCAGTGTGTTTGTCTTCTTTGCTACTTTTAGTCACTGGTTTCCTCTGGATAGAAGAGAAAG GTCCCAGTGTATATCTTATCCtggtcctttcccttcttttcttggTCATTCCTGTGACATTCACCATAGCTGCAATACTGGCCATCCACCCTCCAAGAATTAAAAAGATAATGacaaaaaaag TTTACCGAATGATCCTGGATTTCACTGTTCCTGGAGGAGCCTTGGTAATCATACTGTTCTCCATATTCTTCATGGAGATGATCTTTCAGCTTGAAG ATCACCTCAAGAAAGAAAACAGGAAGGGAGCTGGAAGCCCTTACCCAGAAATAGGGGAAAATTAA
- the LOC114812962 gene encoding uncharacterized protein LOC114812962 isoform X1: MFICLPTPCPLLSDCFIQPFYTWFPFSFFPLGLHPSLWPALHCSIVALALSCIAIVSFCLFLPSKMIKGQLWRALTVFQEGAVCLSSLLLLVTGFLWIEEKGPSVYLILVLSLLFLVIPVTFTIAAILAIHPPRIKKIMTKKVYRMILDFTVPGGALVIILFSIFFMEMIFQLEGQGCSQPKNLFVSMAVPAGIFFVILLSLFGWYHLKKENRKGAGSPYPEIGEN; the protein is encoded by the exons ATGTTTATTTGCCTCCcaacaccctgtcctctcctttctgATTGTTTTATTCAGCCTTTTTATACCtggtttcctttttctttcttccctttaggCCTCCATCCTTCACTGTGGCCCGCCTTGCATTGTTCCATTGTTGCATTGGCCTTGTCATGCATTGCCATTGTGAGCTTCTGCCTGTTTCTGCCCAGTAAAATGATAA AAGGACAATTGTGGAGAGCTCTCACTGTTTTCCAGGAAGGAGCAGTGTGTTTGTCTTCTTTGCTACTTTTAGTCACTGGTTTCCTCTGGATAGAAGAGAAAG GTCCCAGTGTATATCTTATCCtggtcctttcccttcttttcttggTCATTCCTGTGACATTCACCATAGCTGCAATACTGGCCATCCACCCTCCAAGAATTAAAAAGATAATGacaaaaaaag TTTACCGAATGATCCTGGATTTCACTGTTCCTGGAGGAGCCTTGGTAATCATACTGTTCTCCATATTCTTCATGGAGATGATCTTTCAGCTTGAAG GCCAAGGCTGCTCACAGCCCAAAAATCTGTTTGTCAGCATGGCAGTCCCAGCTGGAATCTTCTTCGTTATTCTACTCTCTCTCTTTGGCTGGT ATCACCTCAAGAAAGAAAACAGGAAGGGAGCTGGAAGCCCTTACCCAGAAATAGGGGAAAATTAA